DNA sequence from the Paenibacillus azoreducens genome:
TTTGCAAACCGATCCCCACCGAAAATCCACTCCAAATACCGCCTGCCCCTGTAATACGTCGTCCCCAGCTTAAGTCTCCATTTGGACCGCTGCACCGGTTTTTGTATCGCTCCCATCCTTTCCACTCTCCCCATCGGTATGAAACATGCCAATCGCATTTCCGCATACGTAAAAAGGGCCTGCAAAAGGTCTCCGCAACCCCTTCATGTTGATCGTTAATTTATGATAACATACTTGTATATATGGAAGAATATGCCGAATCTCAATTTTTAAATTAGATACCTGCATATACCAAAAACGGATTACGGCAGCAGCATATTTCATAAAAGAGCTGGACTGCAGTGAATAAAGAGCATACCGCCGTAGTAGAAAAAGCGATCCGTTATATGAAAGATCATTTGGATGAGGATATTACCTCCGGTTTTCTTGCTTCTTATGTTGGCTACAGTTCTTTTCATTTTGTACGGATCTTCAAGAACGTCACAGGCATTTCGCCCCGTCATTTCCTGTCCGCCCTCCAGATGGAAGCGGGAAAAACGGCCTTGCTGCAAGATCCCTCGCTGCTGATGAAAATACTGCTTTCTGTCGGCTTCCACAGTCCAGGCTCCTTCAATACTCGCTTCAAGCCAAATGTCGGCATGTCACCGCGCAAGTTCAGCATTGACTCGCTATCTTTATCCAGTTATGTCAGACAATACGAACATGAAGAGCTGCAATTGGAAGAGCATAGGTCCAATCGGAGCGTTTCGCAGCAAATCCGCTGCCATATCGAAGCACCCGCTGATTTTCGCGGCATTATTTTCGTCGGCTTGTTTACGCACCCAATTCCAGATCAAAAACCCGCGGCGGGGACCGCCTTGAACCGGAAGAAGCGGACATGCTCGTTTACCGATGTTCCTTCGGGGACTTATTATGCATTAGCTGCCGGCATTCCATGAAGTCTGAATCCGAAGGATTATTTTGTTCTGACCCATTCCCTGCGCGGTAAATCCCTTACTGCAATTGAAGTCACGGGGCACTCCAACCTGGATGTACATATTTTGCTTCGGGAACCTCTCGACGTTGATCCGCCCATCGTCATCAATTTGCCGCTGCTCCTTTTCGAGCAAAAAGAACGAAACACAGCAAAGTAGAAGAACTTGTCCCTTCTTATCACGGTTATAATACGAGCTGAAAATAAAACATTCAGCGGAGAAAACAGGTAAGATGAATATTTGCGTGAGTTCGATTCGATCATTTTTAATCTCTGTGTAAGGAGGATACGGACATGACGATCAAACAGGAAATACATATTGATGCTTCCCCCCATACCGTGTGGAACGCATGGACCAACCCTGATCTCATTACGGTTTGGTTTGCTCCGGCAGCCCGTGTTGAGCCGGTTGTTGGGGGGCGTTTCGAGCTTTATTTTGACCCGGCTGATCCAAAACGAAT
Encoded proteins:
- a CDS encoding helix-turn-helix domain-containing protein, giving the protein MNKEHTAVVEKAIRYMKDHLDEDITSGFLASYVGYSSFHFVRIFKNVTGISPRHFLSALQMEAGKTALLQDPSLLMKILLSVGFHSPGSFNTRFKPNVGMSPRKFSIDSLSLSSYVRQYEHEELQLEEHRSNRSVSQQIRCHIEAPADFRGIIFVGLFTHPIPDQKPAAGTALNRKKRTCSFTDVPSGTYYALAAGIP